In the genome of Parafrankia irregularis, the window GGCCTCACCCACCGGTACGGCACACCGATCACCACCCGGTCCCCGCTCGACACCCCCGAACCCGGCCAGGAGGACGACACCGACCCGGCTCCCAGCCCACGCCAACCCCCGCTGAGTTTCGGCCCCCCGCCACCGCTGGGACGCTGAGTGGGCCGGCTGTTCGCCGGACTGTGCGCCCTGCTCCTCGCGGTGCCGCTGCTCGCCGGTGCCGCCGCCGCGGGCATCCTCGGCGGTGGCAGCGGCGGCGGAACGTCGCAGCCGCCGCCCTCCCCAGCGGCGGAGCAACAGATCCCCGCCGACTATCAGCGGTTGTATGCCGCTGCCGCGGCCACCTGCCCCGGGCTGTCCTGGAGCGTGCTGGCCGCGGTCGGGAAAGTCGAGACCGACCACGGCCAGAACCCGGACTGGACCTCCGACGCCGGCGGGCCGATGCAGTTCGAGCCCGCCACGTTCGCCGCCTACGGGGTCGACGGCGACGCCGACGGCACCGCCGACATCAACAATCCCGCCGACGCCATCTACTCCGCCGCGCACTATCTCTGCGCCTCCGGCGCACGTGACGGCGCGAACATTCCCGCCGCGCTCTACACCTATAACAAGGACAATTCCTATGTCGCGCGTGTTCTCACCCAGGCTGACGTCTACACCAGCGCTGACATTTCCGTCACCACCGGGCCGTCGGAGGCGGCGCTGACCGCGGTGGACTACGCCACCGCCCAGCTCGGTCTGCCGTATCTGTGGGGTGGGGATGGCCCCCAGTTGACTGAACTACCAGATGGCCGGGTCAAGGTCACCGGCGGTTTTGACTGCTCGGGTCTGACTCGTGCTGCCTATGCGGCAGCCGGGGTCAACTTGCCCCGAACCGCCCAGCAACAGTACGAAGCGGGACCGCTGGTTCCCGCAAGCTCGGTCCTGCAGCCGGGGGACCTGCTGTTCTTCGGGACCGGGCCTGGTGATGTCACGCACGTCGGGATTGCAATCTCGTCAACTCAAATGATTAATGCTCCTCATCGGGGTGCCGTCGTCCGCATCGACTCGATCTGGCGCAATCTTGTAGGGGTAACACGGCCTGCGGATCGGGGATGAAGGTGACCACGGTGTGGCTGGATAGGAATAGTGATTTTCGCTGTGTGTCCGTCCACCGTCGTAACCGAAGGGCATGGCGACAATCAGACCACTGGATCGCGTGGAGGTTCCGGCGTGGTGAGCGCCCGTTCTCTGCGTCTGTCCGCTGGAGTAGGGCGATGATCGATACTGAGAATGAGTCGCGAGACTTGGCCGCGCTGGTAGTGCCTTGTGTCGGATGCCTGCGAGACACGGGCGAGCTGTTCGAGCCGTACCGTCTGCTGGACGGAACTGGGCGTGTTGTGGAGCCGGTCACGGTCTATTTGAAGGATCTGCAGGCAGCAGGCCGGTCGGCGGCAACGCAACGCTCCTATGGGCTGGACCTTCTTCGCTGGTTCCGTTTCCTGTGGGCGGTTGATGTGTCCTGGGATGCGGCGGGCAGAGTCGAAGCGCGTGACTTCTCCAGCTGGCTGAGAACTATCGACAAGCCGGCGCGGAGCCAGCGAACGAGGAAAGTATCGGGGGCGGGGCGCCCGAACCCAGTCACGGGAAGGCCGGCCCCGGGGGTGAAGTATGCGGCCCGTACAGTCGCGCATAGCGAAACCGTCCTGCGCGCCTTCTATGATTGCCACCGGCGCTGGGGTAGTGGGCCTGTCATAAATCCGTTTCCGCTGGTCCGGCAGCGGGAGGACCAGGGACGGCCCCATGCACACCATAATCCGCTGGAGCCGTTTCGCAACACGAGGGTCGGCTTGTATCGTCCGGGCATCCCGAAGCGGGTACCTCGCGCGATCCCGGACGAGCGCTTCAACGAGTTGTTCGCGGCGTTGCTGAGCCACCGCGACCGTGCACTGGTTGCGTTTTACGTGTCAACCGGTGCTCGCGCGTCCGAGCTGTTGGGGGCTACCCAGGTTGATGCTGACCCAGGCCAGCAATTGATCAGCGTTGTGAGGAAAGGTTCCCGGACAATCCAGCGGCTGCCGGCGTCTCCGGATGCCTTCGTATGGCTTCGTCTGTATCAGCAGGAGGTTCATGATCTGGCGCCGTCCGGACCGGACTGCCCCCTCTGGTGGACATTGCGGCGGCCGGCTCGCCCCTTGACTTATCATGCCGCCAGGGCGGCCCTCAACCGGGCGCAGGCCATGTTGGGGAGTA includes:
- a CDS encoding tyrosine-type recombinase/integrase; protein product: MIDTENESRDLAALVVPCVGCLRDTGELFEPYRLLDGTGRVVEPVTVYLKDLQAAGRSAATQRSYGLDLLRWFRFLWAVDVSWDAAGRVEARDFSSWLRTIDKPARSQRTRKVSGAGRPNPVTGRPAPGVKYAARTVAHSETVLRAFYDCHRRWGSGPVINPFPLVRQREDQGRPHAHHNPLEPFRNTRVGLYRPGIPKRVPRAIPDERFNELFAALLSHRDRALVAFYVSTGARASELLGATQVDADPGQQLISVVRKGSRTIQRLPASPDAFVWLRLYQQEVHDLAPSGPDCPLWWTLRRPARPLTYHAARAALNRAQAMLGSNWTLHDFRHTAAYRMARDPQVALTDVQWVLGHASLTTTQIYTTPFEDEVLAGMRAHHARQAAGLVAPPPPPAVGYRPDSLQVLFPGRTP
- a CDS encoding C40 family peptidase, with protein sequence MGRLFAGLCALLLAVPLLAGAAAAGILGGGSGGGTSQPPPSPAAEQQIPADYQRLYAAAAATCPGLSWSVLAAVGKVETDHGQNPDWTSDAGGPMQFEPATFAAYGVDGDADGTADINNPADAIYSAAHYLCASGARDGANIPAALYTYNKDNSYVARVLTQADVYTSADISVTTGPSEAALTAVDYATAQLGLPYLWGGDGPQLTELPDGRVKVTGGFDCSGLTRAAYAAAGVNLPRTAQQQYEAGPLVPASSVLQPGDLLFFGTGPGDVTHVGIAISSTQMINAPHRGAVVRIDSIWRNLVGVTRPADRG